Genomic DNA from Coffea arabica cultivar ET-39 chromosome 7e, Coffea Arabica ET-39 HiFi, whole genome shotgun sequence:
ACTAATTTAAATCCTGTAACAATTATGAACCTAAAGTTGTCACCGAATaactatattttttattatcctAAAACAAGATAGATGACAAATTAAAGCCCAAAGGTGACCAATTTGGGTATTTTAATTTGATCATTCCTttaggaaaaataattatccGACACAGATAGAATAAATAAATATCAGCATCCAAAGCTAATAGCCACAGAAGACACAAGGCCCCGATCCCATGATATTATATACTACCGTTATCCCATTAAAAGtgtcatatttttcattttaaaatatttcaaaacatTTGTCACGTTAAAAAAGTCAAATTGCCTTTTCGTCTCTCTTTCTAATATAGTCACTCTTTTGCAATCATATACATGTTATCATTcacttttaaattttgaatttgtgggAGTAAAATTAGAAAGAGAAACACAAACATCACAGTCAAACCACTATTTTAAAAAAGTTTTAGATTCCCGAAACATGACTAAATAATTGAAACGGAGGGAGTACTATTTTTCTAACTTGTTGCTCAATAATCATTCATTAACACATTTAAATTACGCCcaagtgaataaacacaatcaTAATATTTGTACAACtctatttagattttttttttttttggattcaaattgaccataatttgttaaagaaaCTAACACCTGAGATCTCTATTAAGACGAATATCCATTAAATACCGATCACCCCAAAGCGTATTGGACAATCATGATATTCAAATACTATTGCCTTCTTGAGCTCTTGCACCCTCCCAAATTTAGTTGTGCCTACCATATATGTTTTGCCATTTGGCTTGAAATACATGGAGATGATGTGCAAGAAACTAAAAATAGTCGGTCATTATCATTGCGCTTTTGGTGCATTTGGCTGAATCGGATAAAACGAGCAGCtcttaattaaagagaattaattggggttcaagaataaaatatttaattcaCGTTAATTGTTTGGAACAACTTATGGACAAATTACACGGTTTTGAACGTATGCTCCTTTATTGTGTTAATTACTATGGAGTATGTATGTGATCTCCTTAATGATCCAAAAAGGATTAATTAACACCAATCTGTACTAATGATGGACCACCTACCTAAAAGAAATAGAAGGATTAATTGGGAGCGTACGAGGTGCCGCTGCAATTTTGGTCTCGGGTTCCTTGTCATTAGCGATGGCTGTTTCAACTTTCATGGTCGCATGTCACAAGTCAGAACGGCAATAACAATTACTACTGCTGACAACAACAACGGTTCTACTTCAGATTTTCCAACTTCCAAAGCACTAGATTACCTCCCATTTGACTATTGACGAGGTCCGTCAAGACGCGCAATTAATTTCCCCCCTTGGAAGTCCAAAGAACATACACAATCAACTACTAGAATAAATCTCCACTCCTTTTTATATCTATAGCAAGTAACAAAAACAACGTACCGTAATTGAGAAATAAGAGGTTGGTTTGAGtggtatgatttttttttatgtatgtCTAATAGTGTgtttgataaaaatgaaatatgaaatctaaatttattaaattgttaaatattaaaattgATATGTTTGAGCATGGACAAGGGATCGGTACAGTTTGTCAGAAAATCGTTCGAACCGATTTTGTACAAAATGTATAAGATGTAATTTTGTATGTATATGGTGTAACTCATTTTCAACAATGTGTAATTATAGAACAAAATTTTATGAGTTCCATACATGGTGTGAAAAACTAAAATATAAGATGCAAtttagaccttttttttttttggctaaatcTTGGCCATGAACCTTTAGGAACCATTCATGCCCCTCCTCCATTTGAGCGTATATCATattaaatgataagtgaataatttatcacttattttttagagCTAGTTTTGCCTAAGAAAGTTAgcgtcacttaattaattcaattgTTCAATTTCTAATTATCAAATAAGTTTGCATATGTTAATATCTGAGTTTATTAAATTTAACATCcgaattggattatcaaacgGGTCCTAAAATTTTTATTGCAACTGTAGCTTAATGTAAAatgtttattaaaaaaaaacctttaGTGTATTTAAAACTATCTTGAGGATAATTATAAAATCTGTCATCTCTATGTGCCACGTATCGCACCACCTATCCCTACACCACTATTATTGTCGTCCCTACCACTATCGCTTGCCACCATTCTCTCTAAGGGTACAAATGAGTCGAGTTTTGCTCAAATCAAGTCGaatttctaattaattttaagaAACTCTAACTCAAGCACGAGCTTGACGAGCTCAAAATGTCAAACTTCGAGTTTGagcttaaaaaattaaaaaataattattattttatttttaaaaataaaaaaattattattttattttttaaaatgaataaaataataatttttcttaacaaataataaaatattaggaatatatatgtaattttactattaaaattatatatataatcgagctCGCAAGCCACTCGCGAATCAACGAGCTTAATGTTTTTTAGTTCAAGCTCGAATCGAGATCGATATTGAccgagctcgagtcaagctcgtaTTCAATTGCGAGTGGCTCGATTCGTGTACAGTTCTAATTCTCCCATTTACTCTCATCACCTTCCCCTTGTCTTGATCCTCCTCTTTTCTTACCACTTCCTTCCCCATTCCCTGCCACGCCTCTCTCTCTTGCTTCTCcatttccttcaccttcttccTTCCTCTCTTTCCTCATCACCGCCTTTCTCATATCTTTTCCCATCCCTTACCCACCCCTCCTTGAATTTAGGTGAGACCAAAAAATGGTGAAAGGAAAGAATGAGAGGTAGTGATGGCGAAAGTGGGGAAGAAATGGTGGTGCAAGAGATAGGGCGATGATGGTAGGAATAAGTGATATGGTAAGGGAGGGTGGTGATGAAAGAGGAAAATAAGtgtgtattttttatatttCGGGGTTATGTTTTTATAAAACAATTATGGCAATATATTGTGAGTTTTGTGAAGAAAGTGGGTAAAGCGAATCAAGTTATATGACCGTAATCTTATAGGGTCAATGATGATGCGCAGTGTGTAATTTAGAAATGGGAAAATGAACCATCTTGAAAGTTTTATGTCCTGTTTAGATTgttatttttggatatttttataaaaaaaaatatactataataatttattatatGTAAGGTAGAAATATGATTGAAAACTGTGCTCATAAACAATGTAACAATTTTTTGGTGAAGAACTCCAACCCAAACACTATGAGCATATGAGAAAAATATGCATGGCCTTTATGTGCTAGATGATGCACTATTATTAATTACTAGTATTCAAGacacacaaatatatatatatatatatatatatatatatatatatatatatatatatatatatgtaattaatagaaaatatatttataaaataattttactatatttgttgaaattatttgggataattggttttatatttgataatagatatataaaaaattcatcaaaataaaaaatatatatataaataaattttagtGGTAAATCATAACCACAGCTGATAGTTACTAATAAAAATTATGATTTATTAAATAGGTTGAGAAATAGAATAATAAGAAATATGTGTTAGAATTTGGTAGTGGATAGTTATCAGGAATAATTTGGAAAGAGCATAAAACACGGAATTTATCTACACCAAAAGCCTCTCTCCCTCGTTATAGTACGGATATtagatttttgtgttttttgacAAACACTCCAAGGATATTGGTTAGCACGTTTGAATTATGTATAGTTTATTATGTGAATACACATATTTATTGCTTTATTGGACCCCTGCATTTGAACACTTTTTAAAATTATTGTTAAAAAATCAACACTTGAGACCTCTCACGAGTGCGTGTAATCACTCTTGTAATTTTATCTGTTGGGTTCTCGAGATTCTTTCGATTGTCTGGTGGGATAACATGGTAGTACCAAGGATATTAAAAATGGAAAGACGAGCCATTCTTGTCTACTTGGTGCTAAAAGATAAACTCTAGATTGGTACGTGTGAATCACATATCAATGCTACTATAGTGTTCAAAGGGTTTATTCCATTAAGTCTCCTCGAAAAATACTCTCTATTTTTCTCATCTCGCACCTCTAAAGTTAAATTGCATCAATTTATCTCCCTATAATATTACAATATTTATAAGGTTAATATTATTTGCTCTCCcactatttcatttttattttgattacaCCATATTACCCCCTCTCTAATTTCATCTCCTTGCTTGTGAATTAACTTTACTAGATTTTCTCTTATATTCTAAAACCAATTAATCATTCTATTACACATTAAAATGACTAATTTAAATTTATCACTATATgtattatgtattttttttttttttttacaaaacttCACAATCAATCTAACAATATAATATGAGCAGATTCCAAACTtcaagcccaaaaaaaaaaaaaaaaaaaaattccaagcGTCAAAgatgatcaaaattgaatatAACTACAATATCTCATATATAGGACACTGATACTTCGAAAAGTCTACTAAAAATAGCTCATATAGCCATCATAAAGggaatgaagattttattatatttgaaCAAAAGCATAACAGCATCTAGTATCTAGATGATGCAATGGAACCTCAATTGTACTCaccaaaaatttgcaaaattgaaattgaaataataatatgaaaaataaataaaaaaacagatttgtagatttagaaaaagagaagcaaaagttaattttaattttttttttttagctttggGACATGTACGACAATTGTTCTCAACTTTCTTGCATGTGAACACAAAATAggataaaaaaagaaattagggTAAGGGTAATATGGTTTCATCAAAATGAAAATGGGGTAATGAGAATACAAATAACATCACCCTATTTATAATTAGGTCTTTGATTGAGTTAGACGGTCCAATTTGTTGTTGAATCGGTCATGTTCATCTCCTGTGATTATGTGATGTGACCAAACTAACTCCACAAGAATCAACAATTGACgtaaccaaaataaataaataaatcaatggagtgatcaatttacccctttttttCTAGCTAGAATAACCCGCCAATAAATGGGATAGTGAATTATTTGCgccaatttatttatttgcattatatacaaaattttcaataaCATATTAATATAACATACACCATAATAAAAAAGTGttataacattttttttcaaaaaattatttcaaataatccaCTGTCTAAACATACAAAATGACATGAAGTACACACAATCAAATACGCCGCAGATTGGGCTGTCCAACGTGATTGCACTTAAATGGGAATATTATTGTACTAATGTTCTAGTGGTGGGTGTAACTCTTTCAACTTTCAGGAGGACTTGGTGTAATTTTTTTGAGGTGGCTCATTAGAAACGTTGACTGTTGTGCGAATTGTTATcgtccctcttttcttttttctctttttttgggTGGTTCTCTTTATGGGGTTTGTTGGGACGAGTTTGATTCGTGATTCCGTGAGCATAAATGGAATGGAACTGTGAGTATTCTCCAATTTATCCGGCACCTCACCTGGGGAGCCATTTTCCTCATCACCGTGCTATGGATATCGAGCACAATGGTAGCCATGTCCCCACCACATTTGATTTGGTCTCATCGCTGACGTTGACCCCGTCAAACATCTGTGGAACGCACTCTTGTTACTTTCAAACGTCCACGCGATGCGCCTATTTCATCCCATGCGCCATTACTCATGGTGAGTGGAATTGCTCCTATCCAAATGTGTCTTCAGAACATGAAGCCCAAAGATTcgattttaacaatcattaaactTTTGGAATCATCCATACGGTAACAAATAGATTAAGGGCCCCGTTACTGATGGTTTCGGTGCTGTTTCTCTGATAAAAAAAAGTACTAATTTAGATGCTAAAATATTTTAAAGTCATTTGATAAACaacatttcataaaattaagAGGAGGGTTTTCTgtgttaaaagtatttttaataaaggtatatatatatatatatttttttaataaactaCCGCAGCTCTAAATGGCCTTCAATTATGTCTGTATAGTCATTGTAGTTATTTGACTTGGCCTACTCGCACGTCTCACTTCGCCCTTGCATGCATGTTAGGGAATTCTTCTCTTCAATATTTTGTAATTTCTGTGGTACAGAATATTGTTATACATAGACGATTCCTGGTGCCTGTGGCATCTACCTTAGTTAATAGTACTAGTTATTTGGTGTCTGAGTTCCGGCTGGAGGCGGTGGGACATTGCACGGCACCATGGCCATGGGGACTGGGAAGCTATTCGCACGGGGATGCGGACTTCACAGGATATGCTTAGTTAGTGCTTGCGGCAGTCTCAGTCATTGAAGCATAGGGAAGTTTTCCACGCAACTTCCAAGAAATGGCTTGGGCTGGATTCCAAATTATTGGTAATAACAAGTAGGAATACAAACTATTAGTTGGTTGGCTTTTGTAGGCTCAAGAcaaagggaaaaataaaagtaCTGATCCAGAaggcatatatatatgtatatatatactgCGATTTGAATATACCATAAAATGCTCGATGTATCATACGTGCTGCGATTATTTTGTGCGGCTCTTTTAAGCACTTGGCAAGCTCATAGGAGCAGTTTACTAGGAGACCGTATGAGACAAGAGTTTGAAACATTGCTCGAGGTTTGTGCAAAAATTCCTACTTTCTGGTCGCCTGCCTGCTGCAATTTATCTACCCAAACTTTTTAACCTTTTTGGTTACCTCAAAGCAAAGGTCGATAATGAGAAGAAAGTAAGACAGAGGTCAGCAAATTGTACGTGTACGCAGTCTAGTTCACAGGAAAAGAATGCCCATATGTTATGTTGAACAAATTACATACTCCCCCGGAGGTATCAGACGATCCAGTAACATCATTTGACATAGAACAAAGTTAGGTTTTTGTATGGTTAGACTTTCTTATTAAATTTAAAAGAGTAcgtttttctttttaagttgtAAAAATACTTGTAACATCTTCCTCCCCAGTATATTTTTTTGGCCCCCgggtttggggggggggggggggttgtggGGGGTTAAGCTATATACGACTATGATTAGCATAATTTGCTTCTTTTGCCTtttttaagagaaaaaaaagaaacttttaacTTTGTTCCATCAGAGTACCCTTTTTATCTTGTGTATAGGTCTCCTGTCCTGTAGTATAAACCTGATCGATAATCGTAGCAGCTATTCATGTAATTTCCACTGCATCAATATGAGATTTGTGTATAGAGTTCGAGGTAGGACGCTTAGACGATGAGAATTTTGAGTTAGGTAAGGGATGCATCtccaatttctttcttttctgaatGCTTGTTTGGACGACCCGGTATCCCTCCCTCTTCAAAGTTAATCTGTGGTCAATGTGCGTCCGTAACTTGGCAATTTTCCAACGAAACTAAGGTGCCTAAGCCAGTATGAAGTAGAATAAATGCCCAAATAAGATTACTATGACTCCTCAAGCGTATGAATGACCCGGTTTTTCTTCTTGTCCTTTTAGGCATCTTGTAGTAACTAGGAGGGAAGTCTTCTCTCGCAATTGAAGCAATCTCAGTGGACTTAGGTTGTTCGGTCGCTGGTCCATAACCGGAGGCAAAACTAGAGACATGTACCTAACCCACAAAAGGGTCAAAACTTGGGTAGACtcgatttttaaaaattcaatgaTTTAGATTGTGCGGGTCATTGGATATTTGAATATTAGATCTATCAAGTGTAGGTCACTCAGAAGAGACTATAAAAAGTGAACATTTGTGGCTTCCCGTGAAATTTAGGTCTAGTAGTTGATTAATTCTCAATCGATCAATAATGTAGGGGTGATCATCGGGGGATGGCTGAAATGAAAATCAAGCCAAAGGCGTGAGCGGTATAATAATTTGTGAAGGTAGTAAAAAGATGACCATCGTTACAATTTTCCAATCATTCCTCTCCACATTCTTTTCACTCTTGACTGTCCTCCTCTCCTGACCATCATTACATTTATCAACATGTCAatgaacaaaaaacaaaagataatAGTGCTTAATTTATAGCACAAATTCACCCCTTCCCTCTCCTTCCCTCCCTCAACAACACCCCCCCCCTCCCCAAacccccaaaacaaaaaaaaaagatttatagTGCAACTAAGCAGTAGAGAACACAAAATATACTATTaataattttcttctattaGACCTCTACCGGTCATCCGGGTACGGAGGAGTCTTTTTCTCTGTGCAATATAGCAAGACTACTTGGAATAGCCATCTCGCAGGTTAAGAAATTGTAGCAGAAACGGCCCATGCTTTTAAGTGGCCTGCTTTAATGTCAAATTGGGTCCTCTTGAAGTCTTCGAGACATCTGCAACGGCTGTGCCCAGATATATGTACTCACCGCCACTGCCTATTGAGCTACAGTCTGGGAGTCTTTGGGCCTGATTATAGCATGGTAAGTCCATCACTTTAGGCTTGACAATTAAAttatacactttttttttttaaaaaaaaaaaaaaaaaaggttctatTACAATCTTTTCTACCTTTATCATTCAACCCTAACTCTCCCCTTAATTTATAAACCTTGTGTTGACttcaatattttttattttaatattttggtGAGGATAATTTAACTTGAATATGTAAAGGTGAAGAACTGTGATAAGATGAGTTAAGCACAATGAAGATCTAAACCCTTGTATGCattcaaaaattacaaaaaagttgtcccaaaaaaaatgaagtagGAGATTCATAAAATGAAGGTTAACACTTGAACTAATCAGATTTGTATTTAAGAGTTATCCATCGTTGGATTCGAGCATCATTTGTCACAAAGATCTCGTCATTGTCCCCCACTCATCCCACTCATGATCTGGCCCAATTCAACTCCCTTTCTCACATGGTCTCTTCTTCACTCTCATTCATTTCAATTATTCCATTCCTGCTTCGCCCATTCCTTCATTCTCCTTCTCCTACTGCTTGATGAGTGTttcccctccctccctccctcctttTTTACTTCCATTTCTGCTCTTCGAAATACTTTACAATTAGTCATTATCGTTTATCTAAATTCTGGAATTCTTCAAGTTCGCTGCTCGAATCAAGTTAaatccaatttttttattttctcattctGTTTTGCATATTTATCGACGAGGGTAACTGTACATCGttcagtttgagttgataacctcccttttttttgttttttgggttcTTCTTTACTAAGCTTCCCCTCTTCCTGCATTTGGTGTTGCAGGTGAATCGCTTGCAATCTGAAGGGTACAACGGAGGGGCGCGTTTGCTAATGGGCATTTGCAAAGTTTTTCACAACTATTGCAGGGATAACAACATCAGTCTTCACGAAGGAAATTTCACTCTCGCATACGATACAAATATCCCTCGCCAGGTACAGATGCTTAAGGATTTGGTTATCCATATGTTGCATTCCAGGCTTCTTATATTGGGAAAGTACGAATAAAAATGTAAAAACTCCCAACTGTTTTGACAATCCAGACAGGTTTTCAGGTTCTAGAGTGCTATTATTTTTGTGCTGCACTCAGCTGCCTTCTGGATTTCTATGATATTAGGCAGCTGGTTAAAGTTGATGTCAGGTCAAGCCTCATTCTTAATGCTGAAAAGGAGCTTGGCATTGTTGCCGGTCTCCAGGGCAGGGTAGCACAGGTCTATGGTGGCCTCGTATACATGGTACGTGGGATGCCAAAAAAGATCTGATTTTCAAGAATACATTTTACAACTTTTGTAAAGTCAAAATCAGTTGAGAACTAGTCCTGAAGCTTTTTGTTGTAGCAAGCGGGTGCCAAAAGTTTGTTGTTGAAAGTATAATTGAATTTGAACCAATAATTCCTGCAGGCGCACGTTTGGTGATAATGCACTTCGTCTGGTGACAAATGTACTGATTCGACAAGTGCCTTGGTGCACTGTACATCTTTCGATTGAGAATTGGCAAAAAAATAGGGAATCCAGTTGCCTCTGGGGATCCTGATTTATCAAACAGCCATTGTCATGTAGTAGGTTGTTGTTTATTGTGTAAAATGGATTGAAGCCGTGCAAAATCAAATGGAACAGAAGAGAGTCCCCAGCTTTCTACAGGACGCAGCACCCAGTCGAAGATAGGAGTTTTCTAGGGTCAAACCACTTAATAGTTCTTCCCCTATGAATTTGTAAAATCTGTTGAAATATAACCAGAAAGGATAGCAATCAAACCAGAGTCATATTATACATGAATTACATCTCGAATGTCTTTAAAATTTCACATAATTTATGGAGTGAGAAGGCCCATGGCGCGGCGTTTTTGGTCGTATTTCTTCCATCCAAAAGGGCAGCCATAGACAAGTGCCCAACCCAAGGGTTTCTTGGGGATCTCCCTCCTTTCGGCCTTCCTGGATCGCAGAGAAGTCTGTAACGGTCCTAACGGAGTAGAAGAAGGAACTTTAAAAAGGCATTTTACTCCTGAACTAAATCAATCTTCGTAGAGTGACGTCATCAGCTCATGCGGCTTCGACGCCCATACCGGCAGCTCAGTGAAGGATTTCGTAAAATTCTCCTCTCTTGCGCTACACAAGGCTTCGGCCACATCGCATAGCCTTGCTACATCTTCAATTATAGATTTTTGGGCTTCCGCCTGCAAATTGGATTGGATTACAAAAGCTCCAACTTATTACTATTTtgtttttcacaaaaaaaaaagctaaaataaaaatgaaacctAGGGAAGCAAATGATGCATGCATTTTTACCTGCAAGAGAAGTTCATCGGCAAGATGCCGGCAAGCGGAGTCCGACGATTGTTCAGGAGGGACTGGGGAAGTCGTTGTGACTTGGTCAGACGACGTAGCAGCGTCATTGGGTTGTCGAGATTTTTGCTGCATGTCCTTCAAGGTGTTCGACAAATGTACCCACTGTTCGATCTCTTGTTGGTACTTGTGTTTGAGCTTGAGGAGtgctcttttcttcctttgccgGCGGTTCTGCTCTTCAACGGCCGGATCCGGTAGCCCCGGTGCCGAACTGGAGGAAGGAAGGTCGACACGGGGACGTTTCCTGCGTTTGTAGACGAAACCGTCATCGTTGATGAGTTCCCACTCATCGTCAGGTTCCCAGTTCACTGGGGTGGTGGCCATTGGGCTTCTCCCGACagccaaatctggaaaacactcggaaaattaaaagttaaaaataaaGCTTTGGGAGAAAGAGAGGGAATTCAAAGTATTTGGAGCGCAGGGAATTTCGTTGGACTTGGGTCTCCAACAGGGCAGCAACTTCAACCGGGAAGACATGCATGTTGACATAAGCAgctatcaaaaattaaattactgAAATGCCCTTTAAATTGGTACTAGTACTGTAGTACATGACACTGGATCATCTAATCTAGGGGCCCCTGGAGCGGACAATTTCATCATACAACGCTAGTATAGTATGATGTGATGAATGTAGGCATTGTGACAATAAATGCGTAGATATTAattagggtaaaaaataaaaaagtaccTGTGATAAATCTAATATATGAAAAAGTTTCATgtgattttaaaatatacaacacgacacctcgtatttaaattataaaaatgacggaatccgttaaacttaacgaaaatggatgaaatgatcagaatgccctgatataattaagtaaaaaacagctcaaaaaaatcatttgttttattctctagaTAGAGAGAATTTAGGGTTAAGGGGTAAAATaggtatatttgttaaaaattaggtataaaattttttttttagattccaataagtcatttccgttaaatttaacggattccgtcacctttataatttagttcaaagtacggagtatcgtgttgtatattttgaaactatgGAGGATTTTCTGTATATGAGTTTTTTTGTAGTTTATCCTATTAATTAAGGTAATAACATGCAAAAACATAACAGAGCTATTCACTTGGtgaaatttgttttgaaaaattgtGGCTCCCTTGGATGGTGAGTTTTAGGCTTGTTTTGGAAAGgcatgagtgtgtttggattattgaaatatttcacataatattttatttgtatcgtaaatatatttttcaattcatttttttaattatttttttatttcacatacatcatatcataaaaagtgctatagtaattatttcgaataatattttaaacaatactctatccaaacacactctttACAATTTTATCTACAATAATTTGTTAAAACAttctaaattttattaaaaaaaccTCAAAATACTTAAAAAAAACACACCCATATCCCTCCTCCTGCCACCCTACCTAGTACCTACTTCCACCATTGCTGCCCCACTCCCTCTACTTCCACCTCTTTCcccttttcctcttctttccCTAGCTTCCTCCTCTTTTTCCCTCCTCATCCTCCTACTCTTTTCCCCTTCACCTCGCCACTCtacatttttttccttctcctttattttttccttgccttcaaactctctccctctctcttggtCACTTGAACAAACAATAAGAATTACTGATTCAGATATCTATTAAATAATTCCAACAATTTAgagaattttaaaatatttcaaattcctTAATCCAAACGAACCAATTAATAAGAATCTAGCAACATAATGGTTTTTGCCA
This window encodes:
- the LOC113722976 gene encoding uncharacterized protein, yielding MATTPVNWEPDDEWELINDDGFVYKRRKRPRVDLPSSSSAPGLPDPAVEEQNRRQRKKRALLKLKHKYQQEIEQWVHLSNTLKDMQQKSRQPNDAATSSDQVTTTSPVPPEQSSDSACRHLADELLLQAEAQKSIIEDVARLCDVAEALCSAREENFTKSFTELPVWASKPHELMTSLYED
- the LOC113722975 gene encoding glucuronokinase 1, which produces MGICKVFHNYCRDNNISLHEGNFTLAYDTNIPRQTGFQVLECYYFCAALSCLLDFYDIRQLVKVDVRSSLILNAEKELGIVAGLQGRVAQVYGGLVYMAHVW